The Helianthus annuus cultivar XRQ/B chromosome 16, HanXRQr2.0-SUNRISE, whole genome shotgun sequence genome includes a window with the following:
- the LOC110886771 gene encoding monosaccharide-sensing protein 2 — protein sequence MNGAALVAIIATIGNLLQGWDNATIAGAVVYIKKELTLGSTIEGLVVAMSLIGATLITTCSGPISDTVGRRPMLILSSFFYFIGGLIMLWSPNVYVLLLARLIDGFGVGLAVTLTPIYISETAPPEVRGLLNTLPQFTGSGGMFLAYCMVFGLSLMASTSWRLMLGVVCIPALVYFVLTVFYLLESPRWLVSKGKMAEAKRVLQRLRGKEDVSGELALLVEGLAVGGDTSIEEYMLGLETEDTEDPTSHKDEIKLYGPEKGLSWIAKPAHGQSQSMRSILSRQGTTVNSSIPLMDPLVTLFGSVHEKQPESGSMRSMLFQNWGSMFSTMDPPVKDDQWDEESVQNEGEGYGTDGGDEYDENLQSPLISRQTTSVSAAAHGGMGIGGGWQLAWKWSEKEGEDGEKEGGFKRIYLHQEPSGPGGSRRGSLVSVPGSGGNVPVDGEYVQASALVSQPALYSKELMSQCPVGPAMVHPSETASSTPMWSALLDPGVSRALFVGVSIQMLQQFSGINGVMYYTPQILEQAGVSVLLSSHGLGSDSASFLISAFTTLLMLPCIAIAMRFMDITGRRALLLTTIPILIASLVILVMSNIIKMGSVIQAVISTVCVVVYFCCFVMAYGPIPNILCSEIFPTRVRGVCIAICALVFWICDIIVTYTLPVMLSTIGLEGVFGIYAVVCAISWVFVLLKVPETKGMPLEVITEFFAVGARASQE from the exons ATGAATGGGGCTGCATTGGTTGCTATTATTGCTACAATTGGCAATCTTTTACAAGGTTGGGATAATGCTACAATTGCAG GAGCTGTGGTATACATAAAGAAGGAGCTAACACTTGGAAGTACAATAGAAGGCCTAGTTGTTGCCATGTCACTAATCGGGGCGACCCTGATCACAACTTGCTCCGGGCCCATATCCGATACAGTGGGCCGCCGCCCCATGCTAATACTCTCATCTTTCTTTTACTTCATTGGTGGACTAATAATGCTTTGGTCACCTAATGTCTATGTTCTTCTTCTAGCAAGATTAATAGATGGATTTGGAGTTGGTTTAGCAGTCACTTTAACACCTATTTATATATCCGAAACCGCTCCTCCTGAGGTTCGGGGATTGTTAAATACACTCCCACAATTCACGGGCTCGGGTGGAATGTTTTTGGCATATTGTATGGTTTTCGGGTTGTCATTGATGGCTTCAACAAGTTGGAGGTTGATGTTGGGTGTTGTTTGTATTCCAGCACTTGTTTATTTTGTGTTAACGGTTTTCTATTTGCTCGAATCGCCGCGATGGCTTGTGAGTAAAGGAAAGATGGCGGAGGCAAAACGCGTCTTGCAAAGATTACGTGGCAAAGAAGATGTTTCGG GCGAACTGGCATTACTAGTAGAAGGTTTAGCGGTTGGAGGTGACACATCGATTGAAGAATACATGCTCGGTTTGGAAACTGAAGATACCGAAGATCCAACGTCTCACAAAGACGAAATCAAGTTATACGGGCCCGAAAAGGGTCTCTCATGGATAGCAAAACCGGCCCACGGTCAAAGTCAAAGCATGCGTAGTATCTTATCCCGTCAAGGAACCACGGTCAACTCAAGCATTCCATTAATGGACCCACTTGTTACCCTCTTTGGCAGTGTTCACGAAAAACAACCCGAGTCAGGAAGCATGAGAAGCATGTTGTTCCAGAATTGGGGTAGCATGTTTAGTACGATGGACCCGCCAGTGAAAGACGACCAATGGGATGAAGAGAGTGTACAAAATGAAGGTGAAGGGTATGGGACGGACGGTGGAGATGAATATGATGAGAATTTACAAAGCCCGTTGATTTCGCGGCAAACAACGAGTGTTTCGGCGGCAGCACATGGTGGCATGGGGATCGGCGGTGGGTGGCAGTTGGCGTGGAAGTGGTCGGAAAAAGAAGGTGAAGATGGGGAAAAGGAAGGTGGGTTTAAGAGAATATATTTGCATCAAGAACCGAGTGGGCCTGGCGGGTCCCGCCGCGGGTCACTTGTTTCGGTTCCAGGTAGTGGTGGCAATGTTCCTGTTGATGGTGAATATGTTCAAGCTTCGGCTCTAGTGAGTCAACCTGCTTTGTACTCTAAAGAGCTCATGAGTCAATGTCCTGTGGGACCCGCGATGGTTCACCCGTCAGAGACCGCTTCCAGTACGCCAATGTGGTCTGCACTTCTTGATCCGGGGGTTTCACGTGCGTTGTTTGTTGGGGTTTCAATCCAAATGCTTCAGCAG tttTCAGGAATAAACGGGGTTATGTACTACACACCTCAAATCCTCGAGCAAGCGGGTGTGAGTGTTCTTTTATCGAGCCATGGCCTTGGTTCAGATTCCGCTTCTTTTCTCATTAGTGCATTCACAACTCTTTTAATGCTTCCATGTATTGCTATTGCCATGCGGTTCATGGATATCACGGGTCGAAG GGCTCTTTTGCTGACTACAATTCCCATACTAATAGCGTCTCTGGTGATCCTCGTTATGAGTAACATAATCAAGATGGGATCTGTAATACAGGCAGTTATCTCAACAGTGTGTGTGGTTGTCTACTTTTGCTGTTTTGTCATGGCTTACGGCCCGATTCCAAACATTTTATGCTCAGAAATCTTCCCAACACGGGTTCGTGGAGTCTGCATTGCCATATGTGCACTAGTCTTCTGGATATGTGATATCATTGTGACATACACATTGCCCGTGATGCTTTCTACTATCGGGCTGGAGGGAGTTTTCGGAATTTATGCCGTCGTGTGTGCTATTTCATGGGTGTTTGTGCTCTTAAAGGTTCCAGAAACAAAAGGGATGCCACTGGAAGTCATTACGGAATTTTTCGCGGTTGGAGCCCGAGCCAGCCAAGAATGA